The following coding sequences are from one Streptomyces angustmyceticus window:
- a CDS encoding carbohydrate ABC transporter permease encodes MTPPPLRHRIITASLLTVAALYFLVPVYWLVVSATKNSADLFGTFGFWFADPHPVDRLTEVLAYDHGIYVRWLANSLLYAGTGAVCATLLSAAAGYALAKFPFPGRDAVFTVVLAGVLVPGTALALPLYFLFSAMGLADTYGAVLIPSAVSPFGVYLCRIYAAAAVPDSLLEAARIDGAGEARIFGGLALRLMTPALVTVFLFQFVHIWNNYFLPLVMLSDSGLYPVQLGLTSWTGYADRQPVLYQYTVGGAFLSVVPLMVLMTVLQRYWRTGLTDGSLKA; translated from the coding sequence GTGACCCCGCCCCCGCTCCGCCACCGGATCATCACCGCCTCGCTGCTGACCGTCGCCGCGCTCTACTTCCTGGTCCCCGTCTACTGGCTGGTGGTCTCCGCCACCAAGAACAGCGCCGACCTCTTCGGCACCTTCGGCTTCTGGTTCGCCGACCCGCACCCCGTCGACCGCCTCACCGAGGTGCTGGCCTACGACCACGGCATCTACGTCCGCTGGCTCGCCAACTCCCTCCTCTACGCCGGGACCGGCGCGGTCTGCGCCACCCTGCTGTCCGCGGCGGCCGGCTACGCGCTCGCCAAGTTCCCGTTCCCCGGCCGGGACGCGGTCTTCACCGTGGTGCTGGCCGGCGTGCTGGTCCCCGGCACCGCGCTGGCCCTGCCGCTCTACTTCCTCTTCAGCGCGATGGGGCTGGCCGACACCTACGGGGCGGTGCTGATCCCCAGCGCGGTCAGCCCGTTCGGCGTCTACCTGTGCCGGATCTACGCGGCCGCCGCGGTTCCCGACTCGCTGCTGGAAGCGGCCCGGATCGACGGAGCCGGGGAGGCCAGGATCTTCGGCGGGCTGGCGCTGCGGCTGATGACCCCGGCGCTGGTGACCGTCTTCCTGTTCCAGTTCGTGCACATCTGGAACAACTACTTCCTGCCGCTGGTGATGCTCTCGGACTCCGGCCTCTACCCCGTCCAGCTGGGCCTGACCTCCTGGACCGGCTACGCCGACCGCCAACCGGTGCTCTACCAGTACACGGTGGGCGGCGCCTTCCTGTCCGTGGTGCCGCTGATGGTGCTGATGACGGTGCTCCAGAGGTACTGGCGCACCGGCCTGACCGACGGCAGCCTGAAGGCGTGA
- the npdG gene encoding NADPH-dependent F420 reductase, translating into MTTPDDARSPNAATRAKAALQRDPWDLPDVSGLVVGVLGGTGDQGRGLAYRLARAGQKVIIGSRAAERAQAAAGELGLGIEGAENADCARRSDVVIVAVPWEGHAKTLQALREDLAGKLVVDCVNPLGFDKKGAYALKPEEGSAAEQAAALLPDSRVAAAFHHLSAVLLQDPETERIDTDVMVLGESRADTDVVQALAARIPGMRGVFAGRLRNAHQVESLVANLISVNRRYKAHAGLRITDV; encoded by the coding sequence ATGACTACTCCTGACGATGCCCGGTCCCCGAACGCCGCGACCCGCGCGAAGGCCGCCCTCCAGCGCGATCCCTGGGACCTTCCGGACGTCTCCGGCCTGGTCGTCGGCGTCCTCGGCGGCACCGGCGACCAGGGCCGCGGCCTGGCCTACCGGCTCGCCCGGGCCGGCCAGAAGGTGATCATCGGCTCCCGCGCCGCCGAGCGCGCCCAAGCCGCCGCCGGGGAACTCGGCCTGGGCATCGAGGGCGCGGAGAACGCCGACTGCGCCCGGCGCAGCGATGTGGTGATCGTGGCCGTGCCGTGGGAGGGCCATGCCAAGACCCTGCAGGCGCTCCGCGAGGACCTGGCCGGCAAGCTCGTCGTCGACTGCGTCAACCCGCTCGGCTTCGACAAGAAGGGCGCCTACGCGCTCAAGCCGGAGGAGGGCAGCGCCGCCGAGCAGGCCGCCGCCCTGCTGCCCGATTCCCGGGTCGCCGCCGCCTTCCACCACCTGTCCGCGGTGCTGCTGCAGGACCCCGAGACCGAGCGGATCGACACCGATGTGATGGTCCTCGGCGAGTCCCGCGCCGACACCGACGTGGTGCAGGCGCTGGCCGCCCGTATCCCCGGCATGCGCGGCGTCTTCGCCGGCCGGCTGCGCAACGCCCACCAGGTGGAGTCGCTGGTCGCCAACCTGATCTCGGTCAACCGGCGCTACAAGGCGCACGCGGGACTGCGGATCACCGACGTCTGA
- a CDS encoding site-2 protease family protein produces the protein MTTAIRRADRRISPVFLGLVAVMAVSGWAVWSGTLAAHTGFAVFLFVVSGWIVSLCLHEYAHARTALHSGDISVEARGYLTLNPLKYTHALLSIVLPVIFVIMGGIGLPGGAVFIERGRIQGRWRHSLISAAGPLTNIVFAAVCTAPFWLDGLAGVPAPFRFALAFLALLQVTAAILNFVPVPGLDGYGVIEPWLSYKLRRQVEPFAPFGLLAVFGLLWVPEVNQAFFGLVDTILHGLGVSSLDSYLGQQLFRFWQGEPQLPQGGGVF, from the coding sequence ATGACCACAGCAATCCGACGCGCCGACCGCCGCATCAGCCCGGTCTTCCTCGGGCTCGTCGCCGTCATGGCGGTGTCGGGGTGGGCCGTGTGGAGCGGCACGCTCGCGGCGCACACCGGCTTCGCGGTGTTCTTGTTCGTGGTGTCCGGCTGGATCGTGTCGCTGTGCCTGCACGAGTACGCGCATGCCAGGACCGCGCTGCACAGCGGGGACATCTCGGTGGAGGCCAGGGGCTATCTGACGCTGAACCCGCTGAAGTACACCCATGCGCTGCTCAGCATCGTGCTGCCGGTGATCTTCGTGATCATGGGCGGGATCGGGCTGCCGGGCGGGGCGGTGTTCATCGAGCGGGGCCGGATCCAGGGGCGCTGGCGGCACAGTCTGATCTCGGCGGCCGGGCCGCTGACCAACATCGTGTTCGCGGCGGTGTGCACGGCGCCGTTCTGGCTGGACGGGCTGGCCGGGGTGCCCGCTCCGTTCCGTTTCGCGCTGGCGTTCCTGGCGCTGCTGCAGGTGACCGCCGCGATCTTGAACTTCGTGCCGGTGCCGGGCCTGGACGGCTACGGCGTGATCGAGCCGTGGCTGTCGTACAAGCTGCGGCGGCAGGTGGAGCCGTTCGCGCCGTTCGGCCTGCTGGCGGTCTTCGGGCTGCTGTGGGTCCCGGAGGTCAACCAGGCGTTCTTCGGCCTGGTGGACACGATCCTGCACGGCCTCGGTGTCTCGTCCCTCGACAGCTACCTCGGCCAGCAGCTCTTCCGCTTCTGGCAGGGCGAGCCGCAGCTGCCGCAGGGCGGCGGCGTCTTCTGA
- a CDS encoding AfsR/SARP family transcriptional regulator encodes MRYGILGTTQANRTDGTPVALGGPRLRALLAALALRPGRALSPDVLIADIWGLDPPADAAGALQALVGRLRRALGHAAVVSADGGYRLCAEPDAVDLHRFERLAAEGGRALGAADPAAAAALLDDALALWRGPVLADLPDAGVEAARAESRRLDAQRTRLAADLALGRADRALPTLLALCQDHPLDEPLQALRLRALRAAGRTAEALAAYEDIRTGLADRLGADPGPELRALHAELLRPPPQTPPAQPPAPQPQPAPGPAAVAPAPHPVPAPFLTPPHPRPGNLRARLTSFVGRDTDLAALRADLAGHRLVTLLGPGGAGKTRLSQEGAETAAAARPDAWPHGVWLAELAPVDDPQTVPEAVLTALGARETVVRGTTAEGLRAAADPTALDPLGRLAEHCAGRRMLLVLDNCEHVIGAAAALAERLLADCPGVTVLATSREPLAVPGEVLRPVEPLPDPVALRLLADRGAAALPGFRVDADEETTAACTEICRRLDGLPLAIELAAARLRLLTPRQLADRLDDRFRLLTSGSRTLLPRQQTLRAVVDWSWDLTDEPERAVLRRLSVFAGGCDLAAAEAVCGGDGVDPREVAGLLGSLIDKSLVVAAPAGTEDGDDRPADGGRGARAGGQMRYRLLETVAEYAGERLDEAGERAGAERRHLVAYRELARTTDPLLRGPGQRAAMEQLELEHDNLRTALRRALAARDEHEALCLVLSLQWFWSLRDHRSDARHWATAAGALGPNPFGPTAGPAPDLDVSPIHAPPPMAPEQLLEARREVRLVALSSMDSDIEALRDPEMQRELTGMLAVYRPGMPQTCRVPGALWYYAVLLTGQFDDLAELVDGAVAACRGFGYAWELAYMLQFRSKILNDRPRGLSQATRDADEALQIFLRIGDVWGAAEALSGRGETHERRGAYAPAARDYRAAMVHAENLGAHGQTLLLRCRLAAVLIEDGQEETGERMLREVLAEAVKGNSGRDTEPFARLTLAMLLTVQGRLPEARAELHTVREIFTPRAPDLFSGMLETSLVSLDLDEGGRDEELLTRFRTALATLQDSLTQMVAPDLPVVQLLTGARVVMAVRGPSAGVDAARLVGAYDGLRADSHVPPRIIRDDRERTEAAARALLGDAAYARAHAEGGGLSLEEATALI; translated from the coding sequence GTGCGTTACGGAATTCTCGGCACCACCCAGGCCAACCGGACCGACGGCACGCCCGTCGCGCTCGGCGGACCCCGCCTGCGCGCGCTGCTCGCCGCCCTCGCGCTGCGCCCCGGCCGGGCCCTGTCCCCGGACGTACTGATCGCCGACATCTGGGGCCTGGACCCGCCCGCCGACGCGGCAGGCGCCCTGCAGGCGCTGGTCGGCCGGCTCCGCCGCGCCCTGGGGCACGCCGCGGTGGTCTCGGCCGACGGCGGCTACCGGCTGTGCGCCGAGCCCGACGCGGTCGACCTGCACCGCTTCGAGCGCCTCGCGGCGGAGGGCGGCCGGGCGCTCGGCGCCGCGGACCCGGCCGCCGCCGCCGCCCTGCTCGACGACGCCCTCGCGCTCTGGCGCGGCCCGGTCCTCGCCGACCTGCCCGACGCCGGCGTCGAGGCGGCCCGCGCGGAGAGCCGCCGGCTGGACGCCCAGCGCACCCGCCTCGCCGCCGACCTCGCCCTGGGCCGGGCCGACCGGGCGCTGCCCACCCTGCTCGCGCTGTGCCAGGACCATCCGCTGGACGAGCCGCTCCAGGCGCTTCGGCTGCGCGCCCTGCGCGCGGCGGGCCGCACCGCGGAGGCCCTGGCGGCCTACGAGGACATACGCACCGGCCTCGCCGACCGCCTCGGCGCGGACCCCGGCCCGGAACTGCGCGCCCTGCACGCGGAACTCCTCCGTCCGCCGCCGCAGACGCCGCCGGCGCAGCCCCCCGCGCCGCAGCCGCAGCCGGCACCCGGACCCGCGGCCGTCGCCCCCGCCCCCCATCCCGTCCCCGCCCCCTTCCTCACCCCGCCGCACCCCCGGCCCGGCAACCTCCGGGCCCGGCTCACCTCCTTCGTCGGGCGGGACACCGACCTGGCGGCGCTCCGCGCCGACCTCGCCGGGCACCGGCTGGTGACGCTGCTGGGCCCCGGCGGCGCCGGCAAGACCCGGCTGTCGCAGGAGGGCGCGGAGACCGCGGCGGCCGCCCGCCCGGACGCCTGGCCGCACGGCGTATGGCTGGCCGAGCTGGCGCCGGTGGACGATCCGCAGACCGTCCCCGAGGCCGTGCTGACCGCGCTCGGCGCCCGCGAGACCGTGGTCCGCGGCACCACGGCGGAGGGGCTGCGCGCCGCCGCCGACCCGACCGCCCTCGACCCGCTCGGCCGGCTCGCCGAGCACTGCGCGGGGCGCCGGATGCTGCTCGTCCTCGACAACTGCGAGCATGTGATCGGCGCCGCCGCCGCACTCGCCGAGCGGCTGCTGGCCGACTGCCCCGGCGTGACGGTGCTGGCCACCAGCAGGGAGCCGCTGGCCGTACCGGGCGAGGTGCTGCGTCCTGTCGAGCCGCTGCCCGACCCCGTCGCGCTGCGGCTGCTCGCCGACCGCGGGGCCGCCGCCCTGCCCGGCTTCCGCGTCGACGCCGACGAGGAGACGACGGCGGCCTGCACCGAGATCTGCCGGCGCCTCGACGGGCTGCCGCTGGCCATCGAACTCGCCGCGGCCCGGCTGCGGTTGCTGACACCCCGGCAGCTCGCCGACCGGCTCGACGACCGCTTCCGGCTGCTGACCAGCGGCAGCCGGACCCTGCTGCCCCGGCAGCAGACCCTTCGGGCCGTCGTCGACTGGTCCTGGGACCTGACCGACGAGCCCGAACGGGCCGTACTGCGCCGGCTGTCCGTCTTCGCCGGGGGCTGCGACCTGGCCGCCGCGGAGGCGGTGTGCGGCGGCGACGGCGTCGACCCGCGCGAGGTGGCCGGGCTGCTCGGCTCGCTCATCGACAAGTCGCTGGTGGTGGCGGCACCGGCCGGGACCGAGGACGGCGACGACCGTCCGGCCGACGGCGGCCGCGGCGCCCGCGCCGGGGGGCAGATGCGCTACCGGCTGCTGGAGACGGTGGCGGAGTACGCCGGCGAGCGGCTGGACGAGGCGGGGGAGCGGGCCGGAGCCGAACGCCGCCACCTCGTCGCCTACCGCGAACTGGCCCGCACCACCGACCCGTTGCTGCGCGGCCCCGGCCAGCGCGCCGCCATGGAGCAACTGGAGCTGGAGCACGACAACCTGCGCACCGCGCTGCGCCGCGCCCTGGCCGCGCGCGACGAGCACGAGGCGCTGTGCCTGGTGCTGTCCCTGCAGTGGTTCTGGTCGCTGCGCGACCACCGCAGCGACGCCCGCCACTGGGCGACGGCGGCCGGCGCGCTCGGCCCCAACCCCTTCGGCCCCACCGCCGGACCCGCCCCCGACCTGGACGTCAGCCCCATCCACGCACCCCCGCCGATGGCCCCCGAACAACTGCTGGAGGCCCGCCGGGAGGTCCGGCTGGTCGCCCTCTCCAGCATGGACAGCGACATCGAGGCGCTGCGCGACCCCGAGATGCAGCGGGAGCTGACCGGGATGCTCGCCGTCTACCGCCCGGGCATGCCGCAGACCTGCCGGGTGCCCGGCGCGCTGTGGTACTACGCGGTGCTGCTCACCGGGCAGTTCGACGACCTGGCGGAGCTCGTCGACGGCGCGGTGGCGGCCTGCCGCGGCTTCGGCTACGCCTGGGAGCTGGCCTACATGCTGCAGTTCCGCTCCAAGATCCTCAACGACCGCCCCCGCGGGCTGTCCCAGGCCACCCGGGACGCCGACGAGGCGCTGCAGATCTTCCTGAGGATCGGCGACGTCTGGGGCGCGGCCGAGGCGCTGTCGGGCCGCGGCGAAACCCACGAGCGACGGGGCGCGTACGCGCCGGCCGCGCGCGACTACCGGGCGGCGATGGTGCACGCCGAGAACCTGGGGGCGCACGGCCAGACGCTGCTGCTGCGCTGCCGGCTGGCCGCCGTGCTCATCGAGGACGGCCAGGAGGAGACCGGCGAGCGGATGCTGCGCGAGGTGCTGGCCGAAGCCGTCAAGGGCAACAGCGGCCGGGACACCGAGCCGTTCGCGCGGCTGACCCTCGCGATGCTGCTGACGGTTCAGGGGCGGCTCCCGGAGGCGCGGGCCGAACTCCACACGGTGCGCGAGATCTTCACCCCGCGCGCCCCCGACCTGTTCTCCGGGATGCTGGAGACCTCGCTGGTCTCCCTGGACCTGGACGAGGGCGGCCGCGACGAGGAACTGCTGACGAGGTTCCGGACGGCCCTGGCCACCCTGCAGGACTCCCTGACGCAGATGGTCGCGCCGGACCTTCCGGTGGTGCAGCTCCTCACCGGCGCACGGGTGGTGATGGCGGTACGCGGCCCGTCGGCCGGTGTGGACGCGGCGCGCCTGGTCGGGGCGTACGACGGGCTGCGGGCGGACAGCCATGTCCCGCCGCGGATCATCCGCGACGACCGGGAGCGCACCGAGGCGGCCGCGCGGGCGCTGCTGGGCGACGCCGCCTACGCGCGGGCACACGCCGAAGGCGGTGGCCTCTCCCTCGAAGAGGCCACCGCCCTCATCTGA
- a CDS encoding ABC transporter permease — MSAATMTAPRLKAAADEGRIGVRANLRHIGALVRRNALQIRQDPESMFDAVLMPIIFILLFTYVFGGAIAGKGHQQDYVQHLVPGMMAMMGMNIAMAVGTGVNEDFRKGVMDRFRTMPIARSSVLIAKIVVEIGRMLVATAILLGMGFLLGLEIKGGMPAFLASIVLSTVFGAALMWIFILLGLAMKTPQAVQGVAMLVLMPLQFGSSIFTPTTKMPGWLKGFTEVNPLSNLADAARALINGQGAVAHPTLVTLGWAVAITAVTMPLAVAKFRKKT; from the coding sequence ATGAGCGCGGCGACGATGACGGCGCCCCGGCTGAAGGCCGCGGCGGACGAGGGGCGGATCGGCGTGCGCGCCAATCTGCGGCACATCGGCGCGCTGGTGCGGCGCAACGCGCTGCAGATCCGGCAGGACCCGGAGTCGATGTTCGACGCCGTGCTGATGCCGATCATCTTCATCCTGCTGTTCACCTATGTGTTCGGCGGTGCCATCGCCGGCAAGGGCCATCAGCAGGACTACGTCCAGCACCTGGTGCCCGGGATGATGGCGATGATGGGCATGAACATCGCGATGGCGGTGGGCACGGGCGTCAACGAGGACTTCCGCAAGGGCGTGATGGACCGCTTCCGGACCATGCCGATCGCCCGGTCCTCGGTCCTGATCGCCAAGATCGTCGTCGAGATCGGCCGGATGCTGGTCGCCACCGCGATCCTGCTCGGCATGGGCTTCCTGCTGGGCCTGGAGATCAAGGGCGGCATGCCCGCCTTCCTGGCCTCGATCGTGCTGTCCACGGTCTTCGGTGCGGCCCTGATGTGGATCTTCATTCTGCTGGGGCTCGCCATGAAGACCCCGCAGGCGGTGCAGGGCGTGGCGATGCTGGTGCTGATGCCGCTGCAGTTCGGCTCGTCGATCTTCACGCCGACGACGAAGATGCCCGGCTGGCTGAAGGGCTTCACCGAGGTCAATCCGCTGTCCAACCTGGCGGACGCGGCCCGCGCGCTGATCAACGGCCAGGGCGCGGTGGCCCATCCGACCCTGGTCACCCTCGGCTGGGCGGTCGCCATCACGGCCGTCACGATGCCGCTCGCGGTGGCGAAGTTCCGCAAGAAGACCTGA
- a CDS encoding ATP-binding cassette domain-containing protein has translation MTRQKISAKGGNAVEVRGLVKHFGAVRAVDGVDLDVKEGTVLGVLGPNGAGKTTLVRCLSTLLVPDAGHAVVAGFDVVRQPRALRRTIGLTGQYASVDEKLSGWENLYMIGRLLDLSRKDARGRADEMLERFSLTEAAKRPAAKYSGGMRRRLDLAASMIGRPAVLYLDEPTTGLDPRTRNEVWQEVQQMVREGATVLLTTQYMEEAEQLANELTVIDRGRVIAEGRVDDLKAKVGGRTLQIRPSDPGELDRMAGAVARAGLDGIAGATADHDGGVVNVPIVSDEQLTAVVNVLGREGIALAGISTHLPSLDEVFLAITGQKTSEAGSEDVMDQQYAEVPA, from the coding sequence ATGACGCGACAGAAGATATCCGCCAAGGGCGGCAACGCCGTGGAGGTGCGCGGTCTGGTCAAGCACTTCGGGGCGGTCAGGGCCGTCGACGGGGTGGACCTGGACGTGAAGGAAGGCACCGTGCTCGGTGTGCTCGGTCCGAACGGGGCCGGGAAGACGACGCTCGTGCGGTGCCTGTCGACGCTCCTCGTGCCGGACGCCGGCCATGCCGTCGTGGCCGGTTTCGACGTGGTGCGCCAGCCGCGCGCGCTGCGCCGCACCATCGGGTTGACCGGGCAGTACGCCTCGGTCGACGAGAAGCTCTCCGGCTGGGAGAACCTCTACATGATCGGGCGGCTGCTCGATCTGTCCCGCAAGGACGCCCGGGGCCGCGCGGATGAGATGCTGGAGCGGTTCTCGCTGACCGAGGCCGCCAAGCGGCCGGCGGCCAAGTACTCCGGCGGGATGCGCCGCCGGCTGGACCTCGCCGCGTCGATGATCGGCCGGCCGGCGGTGCTGTACCTGGACGAGCCGACGACCGGGCTGGACCCGCGCACCCGGAACGAGGTGTGGCAGGAGGTCCAGCAGATGGTGCGCGAGGGCGCGACGGTGCTGCTGACCACGCAGTACATGGAAGAGGCCGAGCAGTTGGCGAACGAGCTGACGGTCATCGACCGCGGCCGGGTGATCGCCGAGGGGCGGGTCGACGACCTCAAGGCGAAGGTCGGCGGGCGGACGCTGCAGATCCGGCCGTCGGACCCCGGCGAGCTGGACCGGATGGCGGGGGCCGTCGCCCGGGCCGGTCTGGACGGTATCGCCGGCGCCACGGCTGACCACGACGGGGGTGTGGTCAACGTACCGATCGTCAGCGACGAGCAGTTGACGGCGGTGGTGAACGTGCTCGGCCGGGAGGGCATCGCGCTCGCCGGGATCAGCACCCATCTGCCCAGCCTGGACGAGGTGTTCTTGGCCATCACCGGCCAGAAGACCTCCGAGGCGGGCTCCGAGGACGTCATGGACCAGCAGTACGCGGAGGTGCCGGCATGA
- the panB gene encoding 3-methyl-2-oxobutanoate hydroxymethyltransferase encodes MTQLSPAQKPVDKSLYGGTGSRRITVRDVAAAKARDEKWPMLTAYDAMTASVFDEAGIPVLLVGDSMGNCHLGYESTVPVTMDEITLLSAAVVRGTKRALVVGDLPFGSYQEGPVQALRNATRLVKEAGVGAVKLEGGERSAGQVELLVSSGIPVMAHVGLTPQSVNAYGGYPVQGRGEEAAQQLLRDAKAVQDAGAFAVVLEAVPSELAAEVTRSLAIPTVGIGAGPDCDAQVLVWTDMAGMTAGRVPKFVKQYLALRKLLGDAAKEFAEDVVGGAFPAEPHVFH; translated from the coding sequence ATGACGCAGCTTTCGCCTGCCCAGAAGCCGGTCGACAAGTCGCTGTACGGAGGCACCGGCTCGCGCCGGATCACCGTCCGCGACGTCGCCGCCGCCAAGGCGCGCGACGAGAAGTGGCCGATGCTCACCGCCTACGACGCCATGACCGCCTCCGTCTTCGACGAGGCCGGCATCCCGGTCCTGCTCGTCGGCGACTCGATGGGCAACTGCCACCTCGGCTACGAGTCGACCGTGCCGGTCACCATGGACGAGATCACCCTGCTGTCCGCGGCCGTCGTCCGGGGCACCAAGCGCGCACTCGTCGTCGGCGACCTGCCGTTCGGCTCCTACCAGGAAGGCCCGGTGCAGGCGCTGCGCAACGCCACCCGGCTGGTGAAGGAAGCCGGGGTGGGCGCCGTCAAGCTGGAGGGCGGCGAGCGCTCCGCCGGGCAGGTCGAGCTGCTGGTCTCCTCCGGCATCCCCGTCATGGCACACGTCGGCCTCACCCCGCAGTCCGTCAACGCCTACGGCGGCTACCCCGTCCAGGGCCGCGGCGAGGAAGCCGCCCAGCAACTGCTGCGGGACGCGAAGGCGGTGCAGGACGCGGGCGCCTTCGCGGTCGTCCTGGAGGCCGTACCCTCCGAACTGGCCGCCGAGGTCACCCGCTCCCTCGCCATCCCCACCGTCGGCATCGGCGCGGGCCCCGACTGCGACGCGCAGGTCCTGGTCTGGACCGACATGGCCGGCATGACCGCCGGCCGCGTCCCGAAGTTCGTCAAGCAATATCTGGCCCTGCGGAAACTGCTCGGTGACGCGGCCAAGGAATTCGCCGAGGACGTCGTCGGCGGCGCGTTTCCGGCGGAGCCGCACGTCTTTCACTAA
- a CDS encoding MFS transporter, translating into MASSSSPPGAPPVREIPERIHRRRWAVLYTLMLSLLIVVLDNSILNVAMKTIATPAPVGLGATQSELEWAINSYTLVFAGLLFTAGLLGDRLGRKKVLLVGLAVFGAGSVCAGISQSPAELIAFRAVMGLGGALVMPATLAILMNVFEHDEQPRAIGIWAGGVGLAIAVGPVAGGLLLDHFWWGSVFMINAPVVVLSLIAMVVLVPDSRDPAPGRLDPVGVLLSVVGLVLLVYGIIKGGQLADFTGPQVVGPIAVGLAVLVVFVAHQKHSDHPSIDIGYFRSPAFSAAIAAIALVFFALMGVAFFTVFYVQSVRGYSPLQAGMLFLPLAAAQTIFAPRARLAVERYGARAVCTFSMFVVAVTMTGMLLLDTRTPIWVLEALFFLQGAGMAHIMPPATVAVMQALPREKAGSGSALNNVFRQVGGTLGVAVLGSLLSTTYRDGMRRELDALPGVPAAARHAAGESIEATHGLAGRLGPAGRPLIAAADHAFLHAMHVTALGSAAVALLGLVVAAAFLPGKVPPAPRAAAPREEPKAGAER; encoded by the coding sequence ATGGCCTCCTCCTCCAGCCCCCCGGGCGCACCGCCGGTCCGGGAGATCCCGGAACGCATCCACCGCCGCCGCTGGGCGGTCCTGTACACCCTCATGCTCAGCCTGCTGATCGTGGTGCTGGACAACTCGATCCTCAACGTCGCGATGAAGACGATCGCGACCCCGGCTCCGGTCGGCCTCGGCGCCACCCAGAGCGAGCTGGAGTGGGCGATCAACTCCTACACGCTGGTCTTCGCGGGGCTGCTGTTCACCGCGGGGCTGCTCGGCGACCGCCTGGGCCGCAAGAAGGTGCTGCTGGTCGGCCTGGCCGTGTTCGGCGCCGGGTCGGTGTGCGCCGGCATCTCGCAGTCGCCCGCCGAGCTGATCGCCTTCCGGGCCGTGATGGGTCTGGGCGGCGCCCTGGTCATGCCGGCCACCCTCGCCATCTTGATGAACGTCTTCGAGCACGACGAGCAGCCCAGGGCGATCGGCATCTGGGCCGGTGGGGTGGGGCTGGCGATCGCGGTCGGGCCGGTCGCCGGCGGGCTGCTGCTCGACCACTTCTGGTGGGGCTCGGTCTTCATGATCAACGCGCCGGTGGTGGTGCTCTCGCTGATCGCGATGGTGGTCCTGGTGCCCGACTCCAGGGATCCCGCCCCCGGACGGCTGGATCCGGTCGGGGTGCTGCTGTCGGTGGTCGGGCTGGTCCTGCTGGTCTACGGCATCATCAAGGGCGGTCAGCTCGCCGACTTCACCGGCCCGCAGGTGGTCGGCCCGATCGCCGTGGGGCTGGCGGTGCTGGTGGTCTTCGTGGCGCACCAGAAACACAGCGACCATCCGTCCATCGACATCGGCTACTTCCGCAGCCCGGCCTTCTCGGCCGCCATCGCCGCCATCGCGCTGGTCTTCTTCGCGCTGATGGGGGTCGCGTTCTTCACGGTCTTCTACGTCCAGAGCGTGCGCGGCTACAGCCCGCTGCAGGCCGGGATGCTGTTCCTGCCGCTGGCCGCCGCCCAGACGATCTTCGCGCCGCGGGCCCGGCTGGCCGTGGAGCGCTACGGCGCCCGCGCGGTGTGCACCTTCAGCATGTTCGTGGTGGCCGTCACCATGACCGGCATGCTGCTGCTGGACACCCGCACCCCGATCTGGGTGCTGGAGGCGCTGTTCTTCCTGCAGGGCGCCGGGATGGCGCACATCATGCCGCCGGCCACCGTCGCGGTCATGCAGGCGCTGCCCCGGGAGAAGGCCGGTTCCGGCTCGGCGCTCAACAACGTCTTCCGGCAGGTCGGCGGCACGCTCGGCGTGGCCGTCCTGGGCTCGCTGCTGTCGACGACCTACCGCGACGGCATGCGGCGCGAGCTGGACGCGCTGCCGGGCGTCCCGGCCGCCGCCCGGCACGCGGCCGGCGAGTCCATCGAGGCGACCCACGGCCTCGCCGGCCGGCTGGGCCCCGCGGGCCGGCCGCTGATCGCCGCCGCCGACCACGCCTTCCTCCACGCCATGCACGTCACCGCGCTCGGCTCGGCCGCGGTCGCCCTGCTCGGGCTGGTCGTGGCCGCGGCGTTCCTGCCGGGGAAGGTGCCGCCGGCGCCGCGGGCGGCCGCGCCGCGGGAGGAGCCGAAGGCGGGCGCGGAGCGATGA